In Pirellulales bacterium, one DNA window encodes the following:
- the argJ gene encoding bifunctional glutamate N-acetyltransferase/amino-acid acetyltransferase ArgJ, with product MSIAVPRGFRMAGVACGIKASQKTDLSLIVSQLPAVAAGVYTQNLVCAAPVTWDRKHTPSDRIRAVVVNSGNANACTGERGASDAARMAALAGETCGAQADQVLVLSTGVIGVFLPMDKVTAGIRDAAGKIADDEKSLVAAATGMLTTDTTHKLAGRRIKIGDRTIQLTGMAKGAAMIGPRMATMLGVIMTDAALRPADAQNLLNAAVEDSFNCISVDGHMSTNDTVLLLANGAAGDEPLSGEALAAFGKALEEVAIDLAKAIPIDGEGATHLITVEVDGCASRDAARQIAKTVAESLLVKTAVAGADPNWGRIVSAAGYAGVPFRPEGVSLRVNGVPLYKAGQPTEFDRAAVSKSMRENRDVTMQLSFSEGSAKVRFWTTDLTAEYVRLNADYTT from the coding sequence ATGTCTATCGCCGTACCACGAGGTTTTCGCATGGCCGGGGTTGCCTGCGGCATCAAGGCCTCGCAGAAAACCGACCTGTCGCTCATCGTCTCGCAATTGCCCGCCGTCGCCGCGGGTGTGTACACGCAGAACCTGGTGTGCGCCGCGCCCGTGACGTGGGACCGCAAGCACACGCCCAGCGATCGGATTCGCGCGGTCGTCGTCAACTCGGGCAATGCCAACGCCTGCACCGGTGAGCGTGGCGCCTCGGACGCGGCGCGGATGGCCGCCCTGGCGGGCGAGACGTGCGGCGCGCAAGCCGACCAGGTGCTCGTGCTGTCGACGGGCGTGATCGGCGTGTTCCTGCCGATGGATAAAGTCACGGCCGGCATCCGCGACGCCGCAGGAAAAATCGCCGATGATGAGAAATCGCTGGTGGCGGCCGCCACGGGCATGTTGACGACCGATACGACACACAAGCTGGCCGGCCGCCGCATTAAAATTGGCGATCGCACGATTCAGCTCACCGGCATGGCCAAGGGGGCCGCGATGATCGGCCCGCGCATGGCCACGATGCTGGGCGTGATCATGACCGACGCGGCGCTGCGGCCTGCCGACGCGCAGAATCTGCTCAACGCCGCCGTGGAAGACAGCTTCAACTGCATCAGCGTCGACGGTCATATGAGCACCAACGACACCGTGCTGCTCTTGGCCAACGGCGCCGCCGGCGACGAGCCGCTCTCGGGCGAGGCGCTCGCCGCGTTTGGCAAGGCCCTGGAGGAAGTCGCGATCGATCTGGCCAAGGCGATTCCAATCGACGGCGAAGGGGCCACGCACCTGATCACGGTCGAGGTCGACGGCTGTGCTTCGCGCGATGCGGCCCGGCAGATCGCAAAGACCGTCGCGGAAAGTCTGCTCGTGAAAACAGCCGTCGCGGGCGCGGATCCCAACTGGGGACGCATCGTCTCGGCGGCCGGCTACGCGGGCGTGCCGTTCCGGCCCGAGGGAGTTAGCCTGCGCGTCAACGGCGTGCCGCTTTACAAGGCCGGCCAGCCCACGGAGTTCGATCGAGCTGCGGTGTCGAAATCGATGCGCGAGAACCGCGACGTGACCATGCAACTATCGTTCAGCGAGGGTTCGGCGAAGGTGCGCTTCTGGACGACGGACCTGACGGCCGAGTACGTGCGGCTGAACGCGGATTACACGACCTGA